From a region of the Paraburkholderia caribensis genome:
- a CDS encoding LysR substrate-binding domain-containing protein: MLNRISLRQMEYFLAAAQYGSIAIASNQIHISAPSISAAIAHMETELGIQLFIRHPSKGMTLTPIGAQVTQECEQLLDRASRLYEIASDSSEAMQGVLRVGCFQSLTPMIAPEVIFGFKRAFSKIDLQLVEGDQRDLMEKLRNGEIDVAITYDLELSNEVQFEVLCQLPPHVIVNEVHPLAQQNAVTLGELAPLPMVLLDLPMSRDYFLSLFAQAGVEPNIVARSRSEDVVRSLVCNGIGYALFNVRPKSNQSLDGKRFARLRLAGEHRPMLLGLATYAPAKQPRLAQVFMERCRAYISDQYIPGMSAASYFDPHLTGVSTDATAAQSNVHAIRAA; the protein is encoded by the coding sequence ATGCTAAATCGGATTTCCCTTCGCCAAATGGAGTATTTCCTGGCGGCCGCCCAATACGGCAGCATCGCCATCGCCTCCAATCAGATTCATATCTCCGCGCCGTCCATTTCCGCGGCCATCGCGCATATGGAAACGGAACTCGGCATTCAACTGTTCATCCGCCATCCGTCGAAGGGCATGACGCTCACGCCCATAGGCGCTCAGGTTACGCAGGAATGCGAGCAATTGCTGGACCGCGCGTCCAGGCTCTATGAGATCGCTTCCGATTCCAGCGAGGCGATGCAAGGCGTGCTGCGCGTGGGCTGCTTCCAGTCGCTCACGCCAATGATCGCGCCCGAGGTCATCTTCGGTTTCAAGCGCGCGTTCAGCAAGATCGATCTGCAACTCGTGGAAGGCGATCAGCGCGATCTGATGGAAAAGCTCCGTAACGGCGAGATTGATGTCGCCATTACCTACGACCTGGAATTGAGCAACGAAGTGCAATTCGAGGTGCTGTGCCAGTTGCCGCCGCACGTGATCGTCAACGAAGTGCATCCGCTCGCGCAGCAAAACGCGGTGACGCTCGGCGAACTCGCGCCGCTGCCAATGGTATTGCTCGACTTGCCGATGAGCCGCGACTACTTTCTCTCGTTGTTCGCGCAGGCGGGCGTGGAGCCGAATATCGTCGCGCGCTCGCGCTCGGAAGACGTCGTGCGCTCGCTGGTCTGCAACGGCATCGGCTATGCGCTCTTCAACGTACGCCCGAAGTCGAATCAGTCACTCGACGGCAAGCGCTTTGCGCGCCTGCGCCTCGCGGGCGAACACAGACCGATGCTGCTGGGGCTTGCCACTTATGCGCCGGCCAAACAGCCGCGCCTCGCGCAAGTGTTCATGGAGCGCTGCCGCGCTTACATCTCCGACCAGTACATTCCCGGCATGAGCGCCGCGAGCTACTTCGATCCGCATCTCACCGGCGTGAGCACCGATGCGACTGCCGCGCAGTCCAACGTGCACGCCATTCGCGCCGCCTGA